From Ipomoea triloba cultivar NCNSP0323 chromosome 5, ASM357664v1, the proteins below share one genomic window:
- the LOC116020033 gene encoding GDSL esterase/lipase 7-like → MAVFVACCYQIAQSSEPPLAPALYVIGDSLLDSGNNNLLPTFARANFFPYGSVFAAGATGRFTNGKTVADFVAEALGLPFPPPYLSLRGSTPLTGLNYASASCGILRETGNDLGKCLSIAEQVDMFNQTVQMELSRHYNSSELSDHLSKSIFLLAIGNNDYINNYLQPNFYNTSRTYSPTSFAKLVVDALSVQFQRLYDLGARKLVMFEIGPIGCIPLFTKKTKRTNNETCVVDYNQLAMMFNDQLDAMLKNLTTTLHDSQFILGHCHWLGYDVAINPSTYGLTDSSNPCCLTWDGASACIPETIACRDADKHYFWDGYHGTEAFYRIVATRCINGTDVCLPKNIMDLVRP, encoded by the exons ATGGCGGTTTTTGTGGCGTGTTGTTATCAAATCGCGCAGTCGTCGGAGCCTCCTCTGGCGCCGGCGTTATACGTCATAGGGGATTCCTTGCTCGACAGCGGGAACAACAATCTCCTGCCGACGTTTGCCAGAGCGAATTTCTTCCCTTACGGCAGCGTTTTTGCGGCGGGAGCTACCGGGAGGTTTACGAACGGGAAAACCGTCGCGGATTTCGTAGCTGAGGCTCTCGGATTGCCGTTTCCTCCGCCTTACTTGAGCCTGCGAGGATCAACGCCCCTCACGGGGCTGAATTATGCGTCTGCATCCTGCGGCATTCTACGCGAAACTGGAAATGACCTA GGGAAGTGTTTGTCTATAGCTGAGCAAGTTGACATGTTCAATCAAACGGTTCAGATGGAACTGTCAAGGCACTACAACAGCTCAGAGCTTTCGGATCACTTGTCCAAGTCCATTTTTCTCTTGGCTATAGGCAACAATGACTACATCAACAACTACCTACAACCAAATTTTTACAATACCAGTAGAACTTACTCCCCTACATCGTTCGCTAAACTTGTCGTCGATGCACTCTCCGTGCAATTCCAG AGGTTATATGATTTGGGAGCTAGAAAGCTGGTGATGTTTGAGATTGGGCCGATTGGTTGCATTCCGTTATTCACGAAGAAAACTAAACGGACAAATAATGAGACCTGTGTTGTCGATTACAACCAGCTTGCGATGATGTTCAACGATCAGCTTGACGCCATGCTGAAAAATCTGACCACTACCCTCCACGACTCTCAATTTATACTCGGTCATTGTCACTGGCTTGGCTACGATGTCGCCATTAATCCGTCTACCTATG GTTTGACAGATTCAAGCAATCCTTGTTGCCTTACATGGGATGGGGCTTCGGCATGCATACCGGAGACGATAGCATGCCGTGACGCCGACAAACACTATTTCTGGGACGGCTATCATGGTACAGAAGCTTTTTATAGGATCGTTGCGACTCGGTGTATCAACGGAACTGATGTTTGCCTTCCAAAGAACATCATGGACCTCGTTCGACCCTGA
- the LOC116020032 gene encoding F-box/kelch-repeat protein At5g15710, which yields MVEIAESSDSGTGLFSSTLGTSRSFREEDSFQRQVSNFGGSGSRNTSPLGRVGSRNTSPSRQKVVKTKPRGLDEETLATFGKPIQPDIQMEDNIWAMLPEDLLNEILARVPPFMIFRLRSVCKRWNSILQDSSFLKFHSQVPPHGPCLLTFWKNSQTPQCSVFSLPLKQWFRIPFTFLPQWAFWLVGSSGGLVCFSGLDGLMFKTLVCNPLTQTWRMLPSMHYNQQRQLIMVVDRKERSFKVIATSDIYGDRSLPTEVYDSMHDKWSVHQTMPAVNLCSSKMAFCDSRLYLETLSPLGLMMYRLDTGQWEHIPARFPRSLLDGYLVAGSQKRLFLVGRIGLYSTLQSMRIWELDHSKFIWVEISRMPPRYFRALLRLSAERFECFGQDNLICFTSWNQGKGLLYDVDKKVWSWIAGCALKSYNSQVCFYEPRFDASIY from the coding sequence ATGGTTGAAATAGCAGAATCTTCTGATTCCGGGACTGGATTATTCAGCTCCACTTTGGGGACAAGTAGGTCTTTTCGCGAAGAAGATAGCTTTCAGAGGCAAGTGTCGAATTTTGGGGGTAGTGGATCCAGGAATACAAGCCCACTAGGACGTGTTGGTTCGAGAAACACTAGCCCGTCTAGACAAAAGGTGGTTAAGACAAAACCTCGTGGATTAGATGAGGAGACTTTAGCCACTTTTGGTAAGCCTATTCAACCTGATATTCAGATGGAAGATAATATTTGGGCAATGCTGCCAGAGGATTTGCTGAATGAAATCCTAGCTAGGGTCCCACCATTCATGATTTTCCGGCTCCGGTCTGTTTGCAAAAGGTGGAATTCTATATTGCAAGACAGTAGCTTTTTGAAGTTCCATTCTCAGGTGCCACCTCATGGACCTTGTCTTCTTACGTTTTGGAAGAACTCACAGACCCCACAGTGCTCTGTGTTTAGCTTGCCGCTGAAACAATGGTTCCGGATTCCATTTACATTTTTACCACAATGGGCATTCTGGCTGGTTGGTTCTTCGGGGGGGCTGGTTTGTTTCTCTGGACTAGACGGATTAATGTTCAAGACTCTAGTTTGCAATCCCCTAACGCAGACTTGGAGGATGTTGCCAAGTATGCATTACAATCAACAAAGGCAATTGATCATGGTTGTTGATAGGAAGGAAAGATCATTTAAAGTTATAGCCACTAGCGATATCTATGGTGACAGGTCTTTGCCAACCGAAGTATATGACTCAATGCATGACAAGTGGTCAGTTCACCAGACAATGCCTGCTGTAAATCTTTGCTCCTCGAAGATGGCATTTTGCGATTCAAGACTGTATTTGGAAACTCTCTCCCCACTTGGCTTGATGATGTATCGGCTAGATACTGGACAGTGGGAACACATACCAGCAAGGTTTCCACGCTCTTTATTGGATGGTTATCTCGTTGCTGGCTCCCAGAAACGGCTATTTCTGGTTGGAAGAATAGGTCTTTATAGTACACTTCAAAGTATGCGAATTTGGGAGTTGGACCATTCAAAATTCATTTGGGTTGAGATAAGTAGAATGCCACCCAGGTACTTTCGAGCTCTCCTGAGATTGTCAGCAGAGAGGTTTGAATGCTTTGGGCAGGACAATCTGATCTGCTTCACATCATGGAATCAAGGAAAAGGCCTTCTTTATGATGTGGATAAGAAAGTATGGTCTTGGATTGCTGGTTGCGCTCTGAAGTCGTACAATAGCCAAGTCTGCTTCTACGAGCCAAGATTTGATGCATCAATCTATTAA